One Streptosporangium becharense genomic window, GCGGCGCAGCAGGTGGAGGAGGTCGTGGCGCGGGTCGGTGAGGTGGTGGGCCGTTATCCGGGGGCGGCCTCCTACGCCCCGGGTGCGATCCTCTGAGCGGGGTGGGCGGCCGGCCCGTGGTGTTGCGCGGGGCCGGTGAGGTGGTGGCCGCCTGCGGTGACGATCCGATGGTGGTGTGGGGTGCGCAGGGCATGCGTGCCGGGGTGCGGGCGTGGGCGTTGGAGGACGCGGTCGCGGTGGCGTGCCCGGATCTGAACCGGCGTGACCGGTTGACGGTGTGCGGCGGGGCCGCGCGGGTGGCCGCCCTGGTGCGGGCGGTGCGCGGTGAGCTGGGGTCCTCGTATCGGATGCTGGGGGATCGGGCGCTGGTGGAGGAGGTGGCGGCCCGGCTGTCGGCGGGGCAGGCGCCGGCGGGGTTCGAGTGGATGGACATGGGTCGCGCCGATGCCGTCGCGGTGGCCGGCGGGCCCGGTTCCCCTTCCCCGGTGGGCGGGCGGGCCGGGTGGCTGGGGGGTGGTGAGGAGGCGGAGGTGACGGCGCTGCTGGCGCGGGCGTCTCCGTCGTCGTGGGCCGTCCCGGGGGTGGCGGGGGTGCGCCGCTGGGCGGGGGCGAGGGTGGACGGTGCGCTGGTGGCGACGGCCGCCGACGCCTGGTCGTGTCCGGGGGTGGGGTTCGTGGCGGGGGTGGCGACCGCGCCCGCGTGCCGGGGCCGCGGGTTCGCGGAGCGGGTGTGCCGGTTCGTGTTCGGGGAGTTGCTGGCGGCCGAGGGGCGGGTGGCGCTCATGGTCGACAGTGACAACACCGCGGCGATCGCCCTGTACGGGCGGTTGGGGATGCGGCTTCGCCCGGTGGCCGCCGCGACGCTGGACGGCACCGCGGGGTGAGGCGCCGTTTTCCCCTGGTCCCGGTGGGGTGGTGCGCCGGGGCCGGGGGAGGTGGGACGGCGGGGGAAAATCGGATGCGGGACATCGGCCCGGCGGGCAGAGTGAATGGAATGATGTCCAGTTTCGTGCCTGGTTTGGAGCTTTCACGGGCTTTCTATGCTGAGGTGGTTCGGCCGCTGGTGGCCGATGTGCCGCACAGTGCGGCGCTGATCGGTCCGGGGTCGGAGGTTCTGGCGTTCGACACCGGGCGTTCCGCCGAGTGCGGCTGGGGGCCGCGGGTGGTGTTGTTCGTCGGGCCGGACCTGGCCGGGCGGGTCCGGGCCCGGGTGGATGCGGCGCTGCCGGGCAGTTTCGGTGGTCATCCCGTCGTGGTGGGGGCCGAGCACGGGGTGCAGGTGAGCGATCCGGGGGTGTGGTTCACCGGCCTGCTGGGGTTCGACCCGTTGCGCGGGGTGGGGCTGCTCGACTGGTTGTCGACTCCGTGGCAGCGGCTGGCGGAGGTGACGTGCGGGGAGGTCTTCCACGACGGCCTGGGGGTGCTGGAGCGCGCCCGGGGGGCGTTGCGCCGGTACCCGCCTGATGTGGAACGTTACGTGCTGGCGGGGCAGTGGAGGCGCCTGGCGCAGCGGGAGACGTTCCCGGGCCGGTGCGGGGAGGTGGGGGACGGCCTGGGGTCGGCGCTGGTCACCGCGGAGCTGGCGGGTGAGGTGATGCGGCTGGTGCTGCTGATGCGGCGCCGTTACCCGCCGTACGCCAAGTGGCTGGGCAGCGCGTTCGTGCGGTTGCCGGGGACGGCGGAGCTGGGGGAGGCGTTGTCGGCGGCGGTGGCGGCCGACGACTGGCGGGGCCGGGAGGAGCATCTGGGGCGGGCCTACCGGAGGGTCGCGGCTTTGCACGACCGGCTGGGAGTGGCGCCGGCACCGGGGCCGCGGGGTTGTCATCGGCGTCCTTTCCGGTTCGCCGGGGCCGGGCGGTTCGCCGACGCGCTGAGCGGTGCGATCGTCGACGAGCGGGTGCGGGCGTTGCCGCCGGTGGGTTCGATCGACCAGTTCGGCGCCGGCGCGGACCTGCTGACGGACCCGGTGCGCTGCCGGGCGGTCACCCGCGCGGTCCTGGGGGTGTGACGTCGTCGTGTGCCCGCGCCGGCGGGTTTTCCGACGGCCTCGGCGCTGACGCGCCATCGGGCGGCGTGGGACGGGCACACGGCCCGGGGGCCGGTGCCCGTCCCGCGCCGTGTCAGCCGGACGGTCCGGTGACGTCGATCACCGTGGGGTTCTCGTCATCGTCACCGGCCATGTCCGGCTCCGGCGCCTTCCGTCACCGGCCGCGCCGGCGGCGGCCCGGTCGTGGTTTCGGGGCTGTCATGTGAGGAGACGCCGGGTGAGCGGGGGAGTGAGACCTCAGCTGTCGAGCGTGACCGCGGCGTACTGGTACTTCGTGTACCCGTTCTCGTCACCGGAGTGCGACCGGCCGGTCATGACGTGGTAAGGGCTCACCGACGCGGAGTGGTTGCTCTCCTTCATGTTCGAGGTCCAGATCCGGGAGGTGACACGCAGCTGCTTCCCCTGCCAGAACAGCGCACCGATCCGGTAGTTCGTGTAGCCGTCCTCGTCCCCCTTGTGCTGCCTGCCAATGATGATCTCGTTCTCGTTGGTTTCGAAGAGCGAACTGCTCTCCCGGCCGGCGGAGACCCAGCTGCGGGCTTCCACGTCGGCCTGCACGCCGTTGATGAGGATCCGGCTGCAGGAGTAGGTGGTGTAGCCGTTCTCGTCCCCGGAGTGCTTGCGGCCGGTCATCACCTGGTTGGCGGGGCAGGTGAACCAGGCGCCGGACGACTCCTTCACGGTCGAGGTGGTCTGGAGCTGGACTTCCACCGTGTTCACCGTGGTGGCGGAGGCGGCCGCGGGGGCGACGGTCAGGGTGGCCAGGGCGGCGGCCGCCGTCGCGGCGAGGAGGGCCCTCTTGGAGGTGTTCATGCTGCTGGTTTCCTTTCGGACGTCGTTGCGTGTCTCGAGAGCGCGTGCGCAGACGGCTCACGCCATTCCCGGGGGTTCGGCGATGCGCCGATCCCGCCCCGCGTGGCGCCTGCACGGGACGGGGGAACCGTCGTGGGGATGACGATCACATGGTGGCCGCCGCCGCATCGTCGGCTCGTCCCTCCGCAGGAGGATTACCGATCCGCAGCATGAATGACCCTCGGCGCTTCACTGTGGATTGATGCGATTCATAAACCAGATAAAGGGGGACCGCAATAGGCGGGTGACTTAAGGTCGCCGGGTGCGCCGAGGAGGTTGTCCCAGCATGACGCCGCAGGTCAGCCTCGTTGTGGGTTTCCGGCTCTGATCCTGAAGCTGAGGGGCCGCCTGGGGCCCGGAGCGGTTCACCGGCGGCAGGTGGCTTTCGCGGACGCCGACGGGCGCCCATTCCCACGTCCGGGCGGGATTCGAATTCCCGTGCGCGTGGGGAATTGCCGGGCATTCGCTTCGGCGGGTCCCCCGTCTTCCGCCGGCGATCCGGGACCGGCCGGGCTCCGGGCGGGGCGAGCGGCGAAATCGGCCGGAATCGCGTACCGCGGCCCGGTGGGTACGGCGGATTTCACCGTCGCCGGCCCGGAGCCGTCCCGCTCGTTCGGAACCGCCCGGATTGGCCGTGACGGTGGAGGCGCGGGCCGGCGTTCCGCCGCAGTCCGGCCTGCCCGGTGCCGTCCGCGCGGGTCAGGCGGTGAGGGCCTCTCTGCGGCCCAGCGTGCGCCGCTCGAACCACAGCGACGTGAACGGCGGCACCGAGCAGGCCAGTCCCAGCACGACCGTGCCCCGGCTCCACCCGCCCGCCCGTGCGGCGGCCAGGACCCCGGCGACGTAGAGCACGAACAGCGCGCCGTGCACGGGGCCGAAGATCTTCACCCCGAGATCACCGGTGGCGGCCACGTACTTGAAGTACATTCCCACGAGCAGGCCCGCCCACGAGCACGCCTCGGCGATCGCGACGTAACGGAACAGTCGGAGTGCGGTCGGCACTGAGGACACCTCTTTCAAAGGTCGGCCGAGAATTTCAAAGGTCAGCCGGAAAAGGGGGAAACGGCCTCAAGCCTAGGGGGAGCGGGGGCCGGTCCCGGAGGCGGGACCGGAGCGCCGTCGCCGGCGCCCGCGCCGGGGGCTACTCCTCGGTGTCGGGTGTCAGAAGCCACACCCCGTACGGGTTGTGGAAGAAGTCGTCCTCCTCGTAGGACCGGCACGGGTGCCGTTCCAGCACCCAGCGCTGGGCGTCGGGGGCGAGCCGGAAGCCCTCCCCGTCCATCATCTCCCGTGCCCGCTGCTCGACCAGCAGGTAGAGCGCCATCTGGTCGATCAGCTCCACGCCGCTCTCCAGGAGTTCAGCCGGCATGGGCTCCGAGGTGTCGCGGCCCAGGTCGACCGCCACGTCCGGCGCGCCCAGCAGGTGCATGCCGCAGCTCTCCACCGTGTTCCCGTCGCCGAGCGGACGCTTGACCCAGGCGGAGAACAGGGTGACGGCCAGCTTCACCCGGTCCGGCTCGCCGGCCATCACGTCGGCGAGCGCGAGCCAGTGGTCCCGGCCGTGCGTCAGGCCGCTGCTGTCGTTCTTCACGGCCGTGGCGCCGGAACGCAGCAGGGCCGCCGTCACCGCCAGCGTCCGCCGTGAGACGTCGAACACGTCGTCCCACAGCTCCTCGAAGACGCCGTCGCCCATGCCGACGATCACGTTGCGGTGGATGTCGAAGGCGTTGTGCTGGCGCATCGGCGGCGACAGCACGTACACCACCGAGTCGTGCTCCCGCACCGCCTTCCAGTCGGAGTCGGTGAAGCTGTCGTCCACCAGGCAGGACTCGAACGACCTGGGCATCCGCGGGTCGAAGCCCCGCTGGTGGTGCTCCTGGTTGACGACGACGAAGCCCGGCCCGGCGACGTCCGCGACGACCTTCTCGACCGCTTCCACCTCCAGCCCTGAACCTAGGACGCACAACACGTGGCGCGGCATCACCGCGTAGTTTTGCCGGAACATGCCGACACCCTACTGAAAAGGGGTCTTTCCCCGCTGATCGCTGCGGCGCGGTGCCGGCCGGGGCGGGAGCGCGGAGCCCGCCCGCGGCCCGGCCGGGGTCAGGCCGCGGCCCGCCCGGCCCTCTCCGGCCGGCCCCCTCCGAGGGGCTCCCGTACCGGGAAGGCCCCGTACGGCGGTCGCCCGCCGGTCCCGCGGCACCCGGGGGAGCACCCGGCCTTGACCTCAAGTTACGTTGAGCTCCTAGGGTCGGTGACGCCGCCCGGCCACACCGGGACGGCACCCCCCGGTACGCGACCCGCGGCCCCGCACCGGGACGGCCCGAAGCGGGGACCGCGGAGAACACGGTGATGCGCGATGGACATGGAATCGACCGCCTGGCACGCCCTGTACAGGACGGCGAACGCCCAGCGTGACCGGCGGCCCTTCTCGGCCGCCACTCTGCGGCGCATCGCGTCCGCCGCCCGCCCGCACCGGGTCATGCTGGTGTGCTTCCTGCTGCTGAGCGTGGTGACGGCCGTCCTGGCGGTGGTGACCCCGGTCCTGGCCGGACGGGTGGTGGACGCCATCGTCACCGGCGCACCCGCACCGGCCGTGGTGACCCTGGCCGCCCTCATCGCGGTCATCGCCCTGGCCGAGGCCGGGCTCGGCCTGCTGGCCCGGTGGCTGTCGGCGAGCATCGGCGAGGGACTGATCCTGCACCTGCGCGGCGCCGTCTTCGACCACGTCCAGCGCATGCCGATCGCCTTCTTCACCCGCACCCGCACCGGGGCCCTGGTCAGCCGGTTGAACAACGACGTCATCGGCGCCCAGCGCGCCTTCAGCGACACCCTGTCGGGCGTGGCCGGCAACGTGGTCACCCTCACCCTGACCCTCGTGGTGATGGCCGGCATCTCCTGGCAGGTCACCGTCCTGGCCCTGGCGCTGCTGCCGGTGTTCGTCCTGCCCGCCCGGCGCATGGGCGCCCGCCTGGCGCGGCTGCAGCGCGAGGCGGCCGACCACAACGCGGCGATGAGCACCCAGATGATCGAACGCTTCTCCGCCCCCGGCGCCACGCTCGTCAAACTGTTCGGCCGTCCCGAGGAGGAGTCCGCCGAGTTCCTCACCCGTGCCCGCCGGGTCCGCGACATCGGCGTGCGCACCGCCATGGTGCAGTCGGTCTTCGTCACCGCGCTCACCCTGGTCTCGGCGCTGGCCCTGGCACTGGTGTACGGGGTCGGCGGGGTCGCGGCGCTGGGCGGGCGGCTGGAGCCCGGCGCGGTGGTGGCCCTGGCGCTGCTGCTGACCCGCCTGTACGCGCCGCTGACCGCCCTGGCCGGCGCCCGCCTGGAGGTGATGAGCGCCCTGGTCAGCTTCGAGCGGGTCTTCGAGATCCTCGACCTGCGGCCGTTGATCGTCGACCGGCCCGGTGCCCGGCCGCTGCCCGAGGGGCCGGTGTCGGTGGAGTTCGACCAGGTGAGCTTCGCCTACCCCTCGGCCGACAAGGTGTCGCTGGCCTCCCTGGAGGAGGTCGCCGCCCTCGACACCCGGGGCGGCGTCCCCGTGCTGCACGAGGTGTCCTTCCGCGCCGAACCCGGCCAGATGGTCGCCCTGGTGGGTTCCTCCGGGGCGGGCAAGTCCACGATCGCGCAACTCGTCCCGCGCCTGTACGACACCGACGCCGGCGCCGTGCGCCTGTCGGGGATCGACGTGCGCGACCTGTCGGCGGCCTCCGTCCGCGCCACGCTGGGGATGGTCACCCAGGACGGCCACCTGTTCCACGACTCCATCCGCGCCAACCTGCTGCTGGCCCGTCCCGGGGCCGGGGAGGAGGAGTTGTGGGAGGCGCTGCGCCGGGCCCGGCTGGAGGACCTGGTCGCCTCCCTGCCCGACGGGCTGGACACCGTCGTCGGCGAGCGCGGCTACCGCCTGTCCGGTGGTGAGCGCCAGCGGCTGACCATCGCGCGGTTGCTGCTGGCCCGCCCGCGCGTGGTGATCCTGGACGAGGCCACCGCGCACCTGGACTCCACCTCCGAGGCGGCCGTGCAGGAGGCGCTGGCCGAGGCGCTGGCCGGGCGGACCGCGATCGTCATCGCCCACCGGTTGTCGACGGTCCGCGCGGCGGACCTGATCCTGGTCGTCGAGGACGGGCGTATCGTCGAACGCGGCACCCACACCGACCTGCTGGCCGCGGGCGGCCGTTACGGGCAGCTGTACCGCACCCAGTTCGACACCGGCCACGACGACGGGCGCGGAAACGGCGACGGTGCCGGAGCCGGTCGCGACGGCACGGGCACCGGCCGCGACGCCGCGCCGGACCCCGCGGGCACCCCCGGTGCGGCGGCTTTCGAACCGGCGCCCGCCGGAGCCGCCCGCTGACCCTCCGG contains:
- a CDS encoding DUF4037 domain-containing protein; the encoded protein is MVRPLVADVPHSAALIGPGSEVLAFDTGRSAECGWGPRVVLFVGPDLAGRVRARVDAALPGSFGGHPVVVGAEHGVQVSDPGVWFTGLLGFDPLRGVGLLDWLSTPWQRLAEVTCGEVFHDGLGVLERARGALRRYPPDVERYVLAGQWRRLAQRETFPGRCGEVGDGLGSALVTAELAGEVMRLVLLMRRRYPPYAKWLGSAFVRLPGTAELGEALSAAVAADDWRGREEHLGRAYRRVAALHDRLGVAPAPGPRGCHRRPFRFAGAGRFADALSGAIVDERVRALPPVGSIDQFGAGADLLTDPVRCRAVTRAVLGV
- a CDS encoding GNAT family N-acetyltransferase; the encoded protein is MGGRPVVLRGAGEVVAACGDDPMVVWGAQGMRAGVRAWALEDAVAVACPDLNRRDRLTVCGGAARVAALVRAVRGELGSSYRMLGDRALVEEVAARLSAGQAPAGFEWMDMGRADAVAVAGGPGSPSPVGGRAGWLGGGEEAEVTALLARASPSSWAVPGVAGVRRWAGARVDGALVATAADAWSCPGVGFVAGVATAPACRGRGFAERVCRFVFGELLAAEGRVALMVDSDNTAAIALYGRLGMRLRPVAAATLDGTAG
- a CDS encoding DUF3817 domain-containing protein produces the protein MPTALRLFRYVAIAEACSWAGLLVGMYFKYVAATGDLGVKIFGPVHGALFVLYVAGVLAAARAGGWSRGTVVLGLACSVPPFTSLWFERRTLGRREALTA
- a CDS encoding ABC transporter ATP-binding protein, which encodes MDMESTAWHALYRTANAQRDRRPFSAATLRRIASAARPHRVMLVCFLLLSVVTAVLAVVTPVLAGRVVDAIVTGAPAPAVVTLAALIAVIALAEAGLGLLARWLSASIGEGLILHLRGAVFDHVQRMPIAFFTRTRTGALVSRLNNDVIGAQRAFSDTLSGVAGNVVTLTLTLVVMAGISWQVTVLALALLPVFVLPARRMGARLARLQREAADHNAAMSTQMIERFSAPGATLVKLFGRPEEESAEFLTRARRVRDIGVRTAMVQSVFVTALTLVSALALALVYGVGGVAALGGRLEPGAVVALALLLTRLYAPLTALAGARLEVMSALVSFERVFEILDLRPLIVDRPGARPLPEGPVSVEFDQVSFAYPSADKVSLASLEEVAALDTRGGVPVLHEVSFRAEPGQMVALVGSSGAGKSTIAQLVPRLYDTDAGAVRLSGIDVRDLSAASVRATLGMVTQDGHLFHDSIRANLLLARPGAGEEELWEALRRARLEDLVASLPDGLDTVVGERGYRLSGGERQRLTIARLLLARPRVVILDEATAHLDSTSEAAVQEALAEALAGRTAIVIAHRLSTVRAADLILVVEDGRIVERGTHTDLLAAGGRYGQLYRTQFDTGHDDGRGNGDGAGAGRDGTGTGRDAAPDPAGTPGAAAFEPAPAGAAR